One genomic region from Frateuria soli encodes:
- a CDS encoding LytTR family DNA-binding domain-containing protein, whose translation MTSAAPGSDPPQRWRRTLGAAAWVFFFLLNALFNSFNSGVDHPDAAAWEPWVWEWTSALVLLALLPGVIALERRWPVRFDTWRRNLPLHALASVPFSLVHVAGMWLLRKLVYAAMGWSYDPGGWWFNVGYEYLKDVRTYFLIVGALVLYRLWRLRQHGEARLLAAPDDGPPVEPVERPERFLVRKLGKEFLVNAREVEWLQAAGNYVNLHVRGRDYPLRTTMAAIEERLDPARFVRVHRSYFVNLDYLAEIEPLDTGDARLKLRDGATVPCSRRYRTQLRERFGEPAPVERLPL comes from the coding sequence ATGACCTCCGCCGCCCCCGGTTCCGATCCTCCCCAACGTTGGCGCCGTACGCTCGGGGCCGCGGCATGGGTCTTCTTCTTCCTGCTCAACGCCCTGTTCAACAGCTTTAACTCCGGCGTGGACCATCCCGACGCGGCCGCCTGGGAGCCCTGGGTGTGGGAGTGGACCAGCGCGCTGGTGCTGCTGGCCCTGCTGCCCGGAGTGATCGCGCTGGAGCGGCGCTGGCCTGTCCGCTTCGATACCTGGCGGCGCAACCTTCCGCTGCATGCACTGGCAAGCGTGCCGTTCAGCCTGGTGCATGTGGCCGGCATGTGGCTTCTGCGCAAGCTGGTGTACGCCGCCATGGGGTGGAGCTACGACCCGGGCGGGTGGTGGTTCAACGTCGGCTACGAGTACCTGAAGGACGTCCGGACCTATTTCCTGATCGTCGGCGCGCTGGTGCTCTATCGCCTGTGGCGGTTGCGCCAGCACGGCGAGGCGCGCCTGCTGGCGGCGCCCGATGACGGCCCGCCGGTCGAGCCGGTGGAGCGGCCTGAGCGTTTCCTGGTGCGCAAGCTCGGCAAGGAGTTCCTGGTCAACGCGCGCGAAGTCGAGTGGCTGCAGGCGGCCGGCAACTACGTGAACCTGCACGTGCGCGGGCGCGACTATCCGCTGCGCACCACCATGGCGGCGATCGAGGAACGGCTGGATCCGGCGCGCTTCGTGCGGGTGCACCGCAGCTATTTCGTCAACCTGGACTACCTGGCCGAGATCGAGCCGCTGGACACCGGCGACGCGCGACTGAAGCTGCGCGACGGCGCCACCGTCCCGTGCAGCCGGCGCTACCGCACGCAGCTGCGCGAGCGCTTCGGCGAGCCGGCGCCGGTCGAGCGGCTTCCCCTGTAG
- a CDS encoding YihY/virulence factor BrkB family protein translates to MQSLWQSTVAVVKRTAKGAAQDDLMTHAAAVAFYSALSFAPMLVLLLWLIASLQPDWQQELVDSINRLVGARASDAVKLVINNAEDRPQLGHWAGVTGLLVTLVGASTVFAQLQLAINRVWNLRAAPRNALFSWLLTRMHALGLLLTLAFLLIVSLVASTVIAVFARSDTVLWDALEATVALLLFGLVFASIYKVLPDAQIDWRDTLLGGAFTAVLFAIGKFGISLYLSHSDVGGAYGPAGSVVVLLVWVYYSAVILLLGAELTQNVAEVRGVPIRPNAHAEVVASCDD, encoded by the coding sequence ATGCAGTCGTTGTGGCAATCGACCGTGGCGGTCGTCAAGCGGACGGCCAAGGGCGCGGCGCAGGACGACCTGATGACCCACGCCGCGGCGGTGGCCTTCTATTCGGCCCTGTCCTTCGCGCCGATGCTGGTGCTGCTGCTGTGGCTGATTGCCTCGCTGCAGCCGGACTGGCAGCAGGAACTGGTGGATTCGATCAACCGGTTGGTCGGTGCGCGCGCGTCGGACGCGGTGAAACTGGTGATCAACAACGCGGAGGATCGCCCGCAGCTGGGGCACTGGGCCGGCGTCACCGGCCTGCTGGTCACGCTGGTCGGCGCCTCCACCGTGTTCGCCCAGCTGCAACTGGCGATCAACCGGGTGTGGAACCTGCGCGCCGCGCCCCGCAACGCCCTGTTCAGCTGGCTGCTCACGCGCATGCACGCGCTGGGCCTGCTGTTGACGCTGGCGTTCCTGCTGATCGTCTCGCTGGTGGCGAGTACCGTCATCGCGGTATTCGCGCGCAGCGACACAGTGCTATGGGATGCGCTGGAAGCGACCGTGGCGCTGCTGCTGTTCGGCCTGGTCTTCGCGTCCATCTACAAGGTCCTGCCCGATGCCCAGATCGACTGGCGCGACACCCTGCTGGGCGGCGCGTTCACGGCGGTGCTGTTCGCCATCGGCAAGTTCGGCATCAGCCTGTACCTGTCCCACAGCGACGTCGGTGGCGCCTACGGCCCGGCCGGCAGCGTCGTGGTGCTGCTGGTGTGGGTGTATTACTCGGCGGTGATCCTGCTGCTCGGCGCCGAACTCACGCAGAACGTGGCCGAGGTGCGCGGCGTGCCGATCCGGCCCAACGCGCACGCGGAGGTGGTCGCCTCCTGCGACGACTGA
- a CDS encoding ferritin-like domain-containing protein, with product MNYAPALPWTLESLDLSCIDRARIRHDEDLFFLLCSSSFVESGSDLYTRNLVAHFNGDEELQTWLSQHWEHEELQHGRALAAYVRAVWPEFDWNKGFAAFWTEYGAVCTAEELEESRGLELAARCVVETGTASLYRALHEITDEPVLKQLTGHIKSDEVRHFKYFYQHFRRYRENEGLGRYKVFRAVLKRVNEIRSEDSDIALRHVFDQCYPQHKGDREAFRKVAGKAQDLLRRHIPAEMTVKMLLKPLDFPPRLQGALEKPLAKLAERLFLN from the coding sequence GTGAACTACGCCCCTGCCCTGCCCTGGACGCTGGAAAGCCTCGACCTGTCGTGCATCGACCGTGCGCGCATCCGTCATGACGAGGACCTGTTTTTCCTGCTGTGCAGTTCCTCCTTCGTCGAGAGCGGTTCGGATCTCTACACGCGGAACCTGGTCGCCCACTTCAATGGCGACGAGGAACTGCAGACCTGGCTCAGCCAGCACTGGGAGCACGAGGAACTGCAGCACGGCCGCGCGCTGGCCGCCTACGTGCGCGCGGTATGGCCGGAATTCGACTGGAACAAGGGTTTCGCCGCGTTCTGGACCGAATACGGCGCGGTGTGCACCGCCGAGGAACTGGAGGAAAGCCGGGGGCTGGAGCTGGCCGCGCGCTGCGTGGTCGAGACCGGCACCGCCAGCCTGTACCGCGCGCTGCACGAGATCACCGACGAGCCGGTGCTCAAGCAGCTGACCGGGCACATCAAGAGCGACGAGGTGCGCCACTTCAAGTACTTCTACCAGCACTTCCGCCGCTACCGCGAGAACGAGGGGCTGGGGCGCTACAAGGTGTTCCGCGCCGTGTTGAAGCGGGTCAACGAGATCCGCAGCGAAGACAGCGACATCGCGCTGCGCCACGTGTTCGACCAGTGCTACCCGCAGCACAAGGGCGATCGCGAGGCCTTCCGCAAGGTCGCCGGCAAGGCGCAGGACCTGCTGCGCCGGCACATCCCCGCCGAGATGACGGTCAAGATGCTGCTCAAACCGCTGGACTTTCCGCCGCGGCTGCAGGGCGCGCTGGAAAAACCGCTGGCGAAGCTGGCCGAGCGGCTGTTCCTCAACTGA
- a CDS encoding DUF924 family protein, which produces MTASAKDVLDFWFADENTVRWFVRDPQFDEVVRTRFGDTLEAAAAGVLDMWAITPHGWLALLIVLDQFSRNIYRGDARAFAQDDRAQALVLEGLERRDDEALAPLERVFAYLPLEHAEDLALQWRSVTLFRALALQASPNARGQYENFLDYARRHCEVITRYGRFPHRNAALERPSTPDELAYLAEGGGF; this is translated from the coding sequence ATGACCGCTAGCGCGAAGGATGTACTGGATTTCTGGTTCGCGGACGAGAACACGGTGCGCTGGTTCGTCCGCGATCCCCAGTTCGACGAGGTCGTCCGGACGCGCTTCGGCGACACCCTGGAGGCGGCCGCCGCCGGCGTGCTGGACATGTGGGCGATCACCCCGCACGGCTGGCTCGCGCTGCTGATCGTGCTCGACCAGTTCAGCCGCAACATCTACCGCGGCGATGCGCGCGCCTTCGCCCAGGACGACCGGGCGCAGGCACTGGTGCTGGAAGGGCTGGAACGGCGCGACGACGAGGCGCTGGCGCCGCTCGAGCGCGTGTTCGCCTACCTGCCGCTCGAACACGCCGAGGACCTCGCGCTGCAGTGGCGTTCGGTGACGCTGTTCCGCGCGCTCGCCCTACAGGCCTCGCCCAATGCGCGCGGGCAATATGAGAATTTCCTCGACTACGCGCGCCGGCACTGCGAAGTGATCACGCGCTACGGCCGCTTCCCGCATCGCAACGCGGCGCTGGAGCGGCCCAGCACGCCGGACGAACTGGCCTACCTCGCCGAGGGCGGCGGTTTCTAG
- a CDS encoding PA2169 family four-helix-bundle protein, with protein sequence MAPRPQTLFNALIRKGIDLRAMYRDASAQASEPGLRVVLCENASALDQVIADLQGQVSHMGGTPARRGRLGGSARRQLIEWLLPDTPHRDTAWIARLAHGEAALVHAFEQELQRATPEAERVLRRQLPRLQGIHLDMHSLARARRC encoded by the coding sequence GTGGCGCCACGCCCGCAAACGCTGTTCAACGCGCTGATCCGCAAGGGCATCGACCTGCGCGCCATGTACCGCGATGCGTCGGCACAGGCCAGCGAGCCGGGCCTGCGCGTGGTGCTGTGCGAAAACGCGAGCGCGCTGGACCAGGTGATCGCCGACCTGCAGGGCCAGGTCAGCCACATGGGCGGCACGCCGGCCCGTCGGGGCCGCCTGGGCGGCTCGGCCCGCCGCCAGTTGATCGAATGGCTGCTGCCGGATACACCGCATCGCGACACGGCCTGGATCGCGCGGCTGGCCCACGGCGAAGCGGCGCTGGTGCATGCCTTCGAGCAGGAGTTGCAGCGCGCCACGCCCGAGGCGGAACGGGTCTTGCGCCGCCAGCTGCCGCGGCTGCAGGGCATCCACCTGGACATGCATAGCCTGGCCCGCGCCCGGCGCTGTTAA
- a CDS encoding DUF2884 family protein, giving the protein MRTLILSLALASGLALVAPAQAGGLHVNHDQCSFETDYDVLVKPAGITFERQHGTPGSVFMHDGALRIDGRDVAVSAADASRLREYEGQVRSLLPEVASIAREGVDIGFDALATVVASFADDATERSRLVARINDQHKQALARIDNGLGNGEWRQHGIEDLMEDQIGGAVQSLVSTVTARAVKAALSGDQSQVAALEARADALDKTIDKQVNARADALSDRAEALCPRMTRLDELQQQFEFRLKDGSRLALVDHKPEHDNEASARTEPQTR; this is encoded by the coding sequence ATGCGCACGCTGATCCTTTCCCTGGCACTCGCCAGCGGCCTGGCGCTGGTCGCGCCGGCGCAGGCCGGTGGCCTGCACGTGAACCACGACCAGTGCAGCTTCGAAACCGACTATGACGTGCTGGTCAAGCCCGCCGGCATCACCTTCGAGCGCCAGCACGGCACGCCCGGCAGCGTGTTCATGCACGACGGCGCGCTGCGCATCGACGGCCGCGACGTGGCCGTGTCGGCCGCCGATGCGAGCCGCCTGCGCGAATACGAAGGCCAGGTGCGCAGCCTGTTGCCCGAGGTCGCGTCGATCGCCCGCGAAGGTGTGGATATCGGTTTCGACGCGCTTGCCACGGTGGTCGCCAGCTTCGCCGACGATGCGACCGAGCGCAGCCGTCTGGTCGCCCGGATCAACGACCAGCACAAGCAGGCGCTGGCGAGGATCGACAACGGCCTGGGCAACGGCGAGTGGCGGCAGCACGGCATCGAGGACCTGATGGAAGACCAGATCGGCGGCGCGGTCCAGTCGCTGGTCAGCACGGTCACCGCGAGGGCGGTCAAGGCCGCGCTGAGCGGCGACCAGAGCCAGGTGGCGGCACTGGAAGCCCGTGCCGACGCGCTCGACAAGACCATCGACAAACAGGTCAACGCACGCGCGGACGCGCTCTCCGATCGCGCCGAGGCACTGTGCCCGCGCATGACCCGGCTCGATGAACTGCAGCAGCAGTTCGAGTTCCGCCTGAAGGACGGCTCGCGCCTGGCGCTGGTCGACCACAAGCCGGAGCATGACAACGAGGCCTCCGCCAGGACGGAGCCCCAGACCCGCTAG
- a CDS encoding acyltransferase family protein: MNRRYDIDALRVLAFGLLILYHAGMLYVADWDFHLKSSHTAEWLQYPMLFLNRWRMELLFLISGLAVNFMRRRGSLPGMAGKRSLRLLLPLVFGMAVVVPIQPYVQGLANHLVQPGFGRFLLRYWSGGPWPPGAFTGWQFGVTWNHLWYLPYLWVYTLLLLALLPALESTAGQRLRAACVKLRGTALLLVPAVPLFAWDRLLASRYPVTGALVDDWYAHAIYATVFLYGYLLGTDTGLWNELARLRRTSLPFALACFAVYLAGISMLPDAAPAPLWWMVHAARYAYLWAAIAAVLGWGHACLNRPFRWLPYAREAVYPWYVLHQSLLLFAAWQLMPLGLGPVVEPLAILLATILGCALLHHAVIRPSRWLRPLFGLETAPARQPSRPAVPRPCDDVA, translated from the coding sequence ATGAACCGACGCTACGACATCGACGCGCTGCGCGTCCTGGCCTTCGGCCTGCTGATCCTCTACCACGCCGGCATGCTGTACGTGGCCGACTGGGACTTCCACCTCAAGAGCAGTCACACGGCCGAGTGGCTGCAGTACCCGATGCTGTTCCTCAACCGGTGGCGGATGGAGCTGCTGTTCCTGATCTCCGGCCTGGCCGTGAACTTCATGCGCCGCCGCGGCAGCCTGCCCGGCATGGCGGGCAAGCGCAGCCTGCGCCTGCTGCTGCCACTGGTCTTCGGCATGGCGGTGGTGGTGCCGATCCAGCCGTACGTGCAGGGTCTTGCCAATCACCTGGTCCAGCCCGGCTTCGGCCGTTTCCTGCTGCGTTACTGGAGCGGCGGCCCGTGGCCGCCGGGCGCGTTCACCGGCTGGCAGTTCGGCGTGACCTGGAACCATCTCTGGTACCTGCCCTACCTGTGGGTCTACACCCTGCTCCTGCTCGCCCTGCTACCGGCGCTGGAGTCGACCGCCGGGCAGCGTCTGCGCGCCGCCTGCGTGAAACTGCGCGGCACGGCGCTGCTGCTGGTGCCGGCGGTGCCGCTGTTCGCCTGGGATCGCCTGCTTGCCTCACGATACCCGGTGACTGGCGCGCTGGTGGACGACTGGTATGCCCATGCCATCTACGCGACGGTTTTCCTTTACGGCTATCTTCTGGGGACCGATACCGGACTCTGGAACGAGCTCGCGCGCCTGCGCCGCACCTCGCTGCCGTTCGCGCTCGCCTGCTTTGCGGTCTACCTGGCCGGCATCTCGATGCTCCCGGACGCCGCGCCGGCACCGCTGTGGTGGATGGTGCATGCGGCCCGCTATGCTTACCTGTGGGCGGCGATCGCAGCCGTGCTTGGCTGGGGCCACGCCTGCCTCAACCGCCCTTTTCGCTGGCTGCCGTACGCACGCGAAGCCGTTTATCCGTGGTACGTGCTGCACCAGAGCCTGCTGCTGTTCGCCGCCTGGCAGCTGATGCCGCTGGGCCTGGGACCGGTCGTGGAACCGCTAGCGATCCTGCTTGCCACGATCCTGGGCTGCGCCCTGCTGCACCACGCCGTGATCCGCCCCAGCCGCTGGCTGCGCCCGCTGTTCGGCCTGGAGACCGCGCCTGCCCGGCAACCGTCGCGCCCGGCCGTGCCGCGGCCTTGCGACGACGTGGCCTGA
- a CDS encoding DUF6491 family protein yields MSLIRVLLAGVATIVFAGCSSVPYAQRLAERQAAYAAAAGAPVNHFSFFVPMWSWEPLGSDQVAIYTKPKEAWLLDVPGCIELPYANTIGVTSNLNQVSINFDKVVTGRSQLACTIRQIRPVDVGRLKALQQEQRRVTAEPRQR; encoded by the coding sequence ATGTCTTTGATACGTGTCCTGCTGGCCGGCGTCGCCACGATCGTCTTCGCCGGCTGTTCGAGCGTCCCCTATGCGCAGCGTCTGGCCGAGCGCCAGGCAGCCTACGCGGCGGCGGCCGGGGCGCCGGTCAACCACTTCAGCTTCTTCGTGCCGATGTGGTCGTGGGAGCCGCTGGGCAGCGACCAGGTGGCGATCTACACCAAGCCGAAGGAGGCATGGCTGCTGGATGTGCCCGGCTGCATCGAGTTGCCGTACGCCAACACGATCGGCGTGACCTCGAACCTCAACCAGGTCTCGATCAACTTCGACAAGGTGGTCACCGGGCGCAGCCAGCTTGCCTGCACGATCCGGCAGATCCGCCCGGTCGACGTGGGCAGGCTCAAGGCGCTGCAGCAGGAGCAGAGACGGGTCACGGCGGAGCCACGCCAGCGTTGA
- a CDS encoding DUF2845 domain-containing protein codes for MRTILIASLWLLASAASASDTLRVGSRLLVAGDSAAQVRELLGRPARVTHHRARRHGRGVVVVTPASESWVYRDGQREITVTLVDGEVADIAQRP; via the coding sequence ATGCGCACCATCCTGATCGCAAGCCTGTGGCTGCTCGCCTCTGCCGCGAGCGCCTCGGACACGCTGCGCGTGGGCAGCCGCCTGCTGGTCGCCGGCGACAGCGCGGCGCAGGTGCGCGAACTGCTCGGCCGTCCCGCGCGGGTGACGCATCACCGCGCGCGACGCCACGGCCGCGGCGTCGTGGTGGTGACGCCCGCCAGCGAGAGCTGGGTCTATCGCGACGGCCAGCGCGAGATCACCGTGACGCTTGTCGATGGCGAGGTCGCGGACATCGCGCAGCGCCCCTGA
- a CDS encoding universal stress protein, whose amino-acid sequence MFRYSLVGYDGSPSSQRAFQTAVALARCGQGRVRVVSVLQVTEGGADACALMMADSSAQRAQELLDELVAMEPDARDMIDVEVTHGSPGDVLLGQVEQRGVDHIVIGHTERGTLARWLLGSVSSDVLARAHVPVTVVP is encoded by the coding sequence ATGTTCAGGTACTCGCTGGTCGGCTACGACGGTTCGCCCTCCTCGCAACGCGCGTTCCAGACCGCCGTCGCGCTGGCGCGCTGCGGCCAGGGCCGGGTGCGCGTGGTGTCGGTGCTGCAGGTGACCGAGGGCGGCGCCGATGCCTGCGCGCTGATGATGGCCGACTCCAGCGCGCAGCGCGCGCAGGAGCTGCTCGACGAGCTGGTCGCGATGGAGCCGGACGCGCGCGACATGATCGACGTGGAAGTCACCCACGGCAGCCCCGGCGACGTGTTGCTCGGGCAGGTCGAGCAACGCGGCGTCGACCACATCGTGATCGGCCATACCGAACGCGGCACGCTGGCGCGCTGGCTGCTCGGCTCGGTTTCCAGCGACGTGCTGGCCCGCGCGCACGTGCCGGTGACGGTGGTGCCGTAG
- a CDS encoding mechanosensitive ion channel family protein: MPDLLARIHLSESATLLGINILMALLILLIGIWLAARVANLVQRAMHRASIDPTLIGFLRNLLYGVLVAVLVVSALITAGVPSAPLVAALGASGLAIGLALQGSLSNLAWGVLLIVFRPFRAGDFIHAGGLDGTVEAVNLMYTFLSLPDGREAVVPNAKVGGDAIINANRRGTRRFELKVGIGYKDDIGQAIGEIEKLFAADARILTEPAPSVVTGTLAESSVELIIRAWTRSADLWDAQTGLLRGIKERFADVGISIPFPQRELTVVRGALPEGGARAG; encoded by the coding sequence ATGCCCGACCTGCTTGCCCGGATCCACCTCTCCGAGAGCGCCACGCTGCTGGGGATCAACATCCTGATGGCGCTGCTGATCCTGCTGATCGGCATCTGGCTGGCGGCGCGGGTTGCCAACCTCGTCCAGCGCGCGATGCATCGGGCGAGCATCGACCCCACCCTGATCGGCTTCCTGCGCAACCTCCTCTACGGCGTGCTGGTCGCGGTGCTGGTGGTCAGCGCCCTGATCACCGCGGGGGTGCCCTCCGCGCCGCTGGTCGCCGCGCTGGGCGCCAGCGGACTGGCGATCGGGCTGGCGCTGCAGGGCTCGCTCAGCAACCTGGCCTGGGGCGTGCTGCTGATTGTGTTCCGGCCGTTCCGCGCGGGCGATTTCATCCACGCCGGCGGCCTGGATGGCACGGTCGAGGCGGTCAACCTGATGTACACGTTCCTTTCGCTGCCCGACGGCCGCGAGGCGGTGGTGCCCAACGCCAAGGTCGGCGGCGACGCGATCATCAATGCCAACCGCCGAGGCACGCGTCGGTTCGAACTGAAGGTCGGCATCGGCTACAAGGATGACATCGGCCAGGCGATCGGCGAGATCGAAAAGCTGTTCGCCGCCGACGCGCGCATCCTCACCGAGCCGGCACCCAGCGTGGTGACCGGTACGCTGGCCGAAAGCTCGGTCGAGCTGATCATCCGGGCCTGGACGCGCAGTGCGGACCTGTGGGACGCGCAAACCGGACTGCTGCGCGGGATCAAGGAACGCTTCGCCGACGTGGGCATCAGCATCCCGTTCCCGCAGCGCGAGCTGACCGTAGTGCGGGGCGCGCTGCCGGAGGGAGGGGCAAGGGCCGGCTGA
- a CDS encoding DUF2884 family protein, producing the protein MRLRFLFASLILSAALPVLHAQDLAGTCHASSSYDLTVKPGSLLFDRSQPSPFHVQVADGALRNDGQPVHLNAEAQDRLVLFERELRALVPRVRAVADAGVDLAVRAVHAEAADMQLAPATLAELDRRLASHASQLKQRIAQSNSTHDWQGDAARQLADRIVGDLAPLVAGDLGQQALAAAMNGDLAEAARLRDEAADLATQLKPRLERRMQALRPQVQALCPAIRRLAELQQGVRGADGQPLDLVQLGQ; encoded by the coding sequence ATGCGCCTGCGGTTCCTGTTCGCCAGCCTGATCCTGTCCGCCGCCCTGCCGGTCCTGCACGCGCAGGACCTGGCGGGTACCTGTCACGCCAGCAGCAGCTACGACCTGACGGTGAAGCCGGGCAGCCTGCTGTTCGACCGGTCGCAGCCGTCGCCCTTCCACGTGCAGGTCGCCGACGGTGCCTTGCGCAACGACGGCCAACCGGTCCACCTGAATGCCGAGGCGCAGGACCGGCTGGTGCTGTTCGAGCGCGAGCTGCGCGCACTGGTTCCGCGCGTGCGCGCCGTGGCGGATGCCGGCGTGGACCTGGCTGTGCGGGCCGTTCACGCGGAAGCCGCCGACATGCAGCTGGCACCCGCCACCCTGGCCGAACTCGACCGGCGGCTGGCCTCCCACGCGTCGCAGCTCAAGCAGCGCATCGCGCAGAGCAACAGCACGCATGACTGGCAGGGTGATGCCGCCCGGCAGCTGGCCGACCGCATCGTCGGCGACCTGGCGCCGCTGGTTGCCGGCGATCTGGGCCAGCAGGCGCTCGCCGCCGCGATGAACGGCGATCTGGCCGAGGCCGCGCGCCTGCGCGACGAAGCGGCGGACCTGGCCACCCAGCTCAAGCCGCGGCTGGAGCGACGGATGCAGGCGCTGCGCCCGCAGGTGCAGGCGCTGTGCCCGGCGATCCGGCGGCTGGCCGAGCTGCAGCAGGGCGTGCGCGGAGCCGATGGACAGCCGCTGGACCTGGTGCAGCTCGGGCAATGA